One genomic window of Moorella glycerini includes the following:
- a CDS encoding cobalamin B12-binding domain-containing protein — translation MDLGVDVPAEKFVDAVRETGAKVLGLSALLNSTYPEMKGVVDAITEAGLRDQVQIIIGGTICSETVRQYTGADAFATDAQTGVNFCKRVYA, via the coding sequence GTGGACCTTGGCGTAGATGTACCGGCCGAGAAGTTCGTGGACGCAGTGCGCGAAACCGGTGCAAAAGTATTGGGTCTCAGTGCCCTGCTAAACTCCACCTATCCGGAGATGAAGGGTGTCGTTGATGCCATTACCGAAGCGGGGCTAAGGGATCAGGTCCAGATCATCATCGGCGGTACGATTTGTAGCGAGACTGTTCGCCAGTATACCGGTGCTGATGCGTTTGCTACCGATGCTCAGACTGGAGTGAATTTCTGTAAGCGCGTTTATGCTTAA
- a CDS encoding MFS transporter — translation MTLAKDKPGNPGTEELPLVWYSWVVAVLCLLSYAVSFVSRNVWSTALPVAAPALKLSMTQAGGLMTAFYIGYVAANFFSGFFVDRFGPRKTLAAASFFTGLFTLLIPFASSYVTIFLLRVGAGIAAGPLFSGGVKFQLAWFPQKARATAMGLVMTGPALGGVIANGAFAPLIQAKGWQTGFKIAALVTLTVAVLTFFFAKERGSALGTASKSVRVLTPEEKAADRKALLAVLLKRSFIVGCVAQMVMVGIGQGWTTWIMLYFTKVQGFSLAKAGALLAGTGLVALFTGTSVGIISDLLKARKKPCYIGAVGGFVFTAALLFTTNVALLTTFLVLRIIIGAFLSLINTMQAETVVGPYAGRAMGIYNGICQLGSVIFPVVLGLLLDVSGGNFFIVLMSLATAYLVVGLLVGFGMEETVKVTTKPTAAA, via the coding sequence ATGACATTAGCAAAAGACAAGCCAGGAAATCCTGGGACAGAAGAGCTGCCGCTCGTTTGGTATAGTTGGGTCGTAGCAGTGCTATGCCTGCTGAGTTATGCGGTTTCTTTTGTCTCCAGAAACGTATGGTCAACAGCACTCCCGGTTGCAGCTCCCGCTTTGAAGCTGAGTATGACCCAAGCTGGAGGCTTAATGACCGCTTTTTATATTGGATACGTTGCCGCTAATTTCTTTTCAGGCTTTTTTGTCGACCGTTTTGGCCCGCGGAAGACGCTGGCTGCAGCCTCGTTTTTTACCGGCTTGTTTACGCTTTTGATCCCCTTCGCAAGTAGTTACGTTACGATCTTTCTCTTGCGTGTAGGCGCAGGTATTGCGGCTGGCCCATTGTTCTCAGGTGGTGTGAAGTTTCAACTGGCATGGTTCCCGCAGAAAGCCAGGGCAACGGCCATGGGGTTAGTGATGACCGGACCGGCTTTAGGCGGGGTTATAGCTAACGGTGCCTTTGCTCCTCTAATTCAGGCCAAAGGATGGCAAACAGGTTTTAAAATAGCTGCGCTTGTAACCCTGACAGTAGCTGTGCTCACCTTCTTTTTTGCTAAAGAGAGAGGATCTGCTTTGGGTACTGCCTCTAAATCGGTGCGGGTATTAACCCCGGAAGAAAAAGCGGCAGACAGGAAAGCTTTGCTTGCTGTCCTTTTAAAGCGCTCGTTCATTGTAGGTTGTGTTGCACAGATGGTGATGGTCGGTATTGGCCAGGGGTGGACTACGTGGATTATGCTCTATTTTACCAAAGTCCAGGGGTTTTCTCTGGCTAAGGCAGGAGCGCTTCTTGCGGGGACAGGTTTAGTTGCTTTATTTACTGGTACTTCCGTCGGGATAATTTCCGACCTGTTAAAGGCGCGTAAAAAGCCCTGTTATATAGGCGCCGTTGGTGGATTCGTTTTTACTGCCGCTTTGCTTTTCACTACGAATGTTGCCTTGTTAACAACATTTTTGGTCCTTAGGATTATAATCGGGGCGTTTTTAAGTCTTATTAACACCATGCAGGCAGAAACAGTGGTAGGGCCTTATGCCGGGAGGGCCATGGGGATTTACAATGGAATATGCCAGTTAGGGTCGGTAATTTTCCCGGTAGTGCTGGGGTTGCTCCTCGATGTTAGCGGTGGGAATTTCTTCATTGTCTTGATGTCGCTGGCCACAGCCTATTTGGTGGTTGGTCTGCTTGTCGGTTTTGGAATGGAAGAGACTGTTAAAGTGACTACAAAGCCAACGGCGGCTGCTTAA
- a CDS encoding uroporphyrinogen decarboxylase family protein, protein MSNEVKELYNQRLGRYQAAIALEPTDRVPLAFATNYFAEKISGYTYQQIMYDPQIWAQMEVDFAKKYPEVDTFRTNISWAPPWDITNHRLWKVPGRDLPPTSLQQFNEQEWMKADEYRMFIEDPAGYRMNVYLPRILGEFSERGSTRSYVAFLKSGIAMGMVAAINRERVTRLKNEAGMPVPVMGGFTAPFDFLSDAYRGFNGIMRDMFRQPDNVLEACEVILEFQLTRALATADPQKQLPIFIATHKPCFLSPKQFDTFYWPTFKKGVMKLIEAGYKFRVFLEGNWGPHWHHMAEFPKGTVLCDIDNEADIFKAKSDFGFQQCITGGIPTDMLILGSPEEVRERVKLLCETVGKDGGWIPNGPGHIPQDTRPENFRALIDAVMEYGRYHDGPPPAPKTAPAGTGYVKFPEAGVVTPWEVIKAENGWTIPGDEQLIKQWWDRFERMAYSWLLSQ, encoded by the coding sequence ATGTCGAACGAGGTCAAGGAACTTTATAACCAGAGGCTGGGACGTTACCAGGCAGCTATTGCCCTGGAGCCTACCGATCGCGTGCCTCTAGCATTCGCGACTAACTATTTTGCTGAAAAAATCTCAGGCTACACGTATCAGCAGATTATGTACGATCCCCAAATCTGGGCCCAAATGGAAGTTGACTTCGCGAAAAAGTACCCGGAGGTGGATACGTTCCGGACCAACATCTCCTGGGCTCCTCCCTGGGATATTACAAACCATCGCCTCTGGAAAGTCCCGGGGCGTGATCTTCCGCCCACATCCTTGCAGCAGTTTAATGAGCAGGAATGGATGAAGGCTGATGAGTACAGGATGTTCATCGAAGACCCGGCAGGTTACAGGATGAATGTTTATCTGCCTCGCATCCTTGGCGAGTTCAGTGAAAGAGGTTCCACCCGCTCCTATGTAGCCTTTTTGAAGTCGGGCATAGCCATGGGGATGGTCGCCGCGATAAACCGGGAACGAGTTACCCGGTTGAAAAATGAAGCTGGAATGCCGGTACCGGTTATGGGTGGCTTTACCGCGCCTTTTGATTTCCTATCCGATGCTTATCGTGGCTTTAATGGGATTATGAGGGACATGTTCAGGCAGCCGGATAACGTCCTCGAGGCTTGCGAGGTGATATTAGAATTTCAATTGACCAGGGCCTTAGCTACCGCCGATCCGCAAAAGCAGTTGCCAATTTTCATCGCTACCCATAAGCCTTGCTTCCTGTCGCCAAAGCAATTTGATACATTCTACTGGCCGACATTCAAGAAGGGTGTCATGAAGTTGATTGAAGCGGGCTATAAGTTCCGGGTCTTCCTGGAAGGTAATTGGGGCCCGCACTGGCACCATATGGCGGAATTCCCCAAAGGGACAGTCCTGTGTGATATCGATAACGAGGCCGATATCTTTAAAGCCAAATCAGATTTTGGGTTCCAGCAGTGCATTACTGGTGGCATTCCTACCGACATGCTGATCCTGGGTAGTCCTGAAGAGGTCCGCGAGAGGGTCAAGCTGTTGTGCGAAACTGTCGGCAAGGACGGTGGCTGGATACCCAATGGTCCCGGTCACATCCCGCAGGATACCAGACCGGAAAACTTCCGCGCCCTTATCGACGCTGTAATGGAATACGGCAGGTACCATGACGGCCCACCCCCGGCGCCCAAGACTGCCCCGGCGGGGACAGGATACGTAAAATTTCCCGAGGCAGGTGTTGTTACACCGTGGGAAGTCATCAAGGCGGAAAATGGCTGGACAATTCCTGGCGATGAGCAGTTGATCAAGCAGTGGTGGGATCGGTTCGAGAGGATGGCCTACAGCTGGCTGCTTAGTCAGTAG